AATCGGAAATCGACACCGAGCCATTCCGATTCATCTAATAAATAAAGGCTGTTCCGTGTCGGTAAACGACGGCGGAACAGCCCTTTCATTTCTTTTATTCTGTAATCCTGCCAGTAAAAGCCCGATTGGTTTAACTAACACCCATTGGGGAATGCTAGAACTCCCCCAATGAGTGAAGTTTCACTTTACTGCATACGGCTCAATACGCTTGACCGGTTCAGGATTCTTGATTTTTGGCAGAATCCGATCCAATTTGAATTTACGCTCGGGTACGTGAGTCGATGGATCTTCAGGATCGAAGTTTTCCAAGAAAGCGATCACTTCACGGACGATTAACGTCGGAGTAGATGCGCCCGCTGTGACTGCAACCGTTTCAACGCCTTGTAGCCAATCGATATTAATCTCGGAGACATCTGAAATCCTGTAGGAAGGCGTATTTGCAATTTCAACCGACACTTGTGTCAAACGGTTGGAGTTGTTGCTCTTTGGATCTCCTACAACGATCAACAGATCCGCTTCTCCTGCCTGCTCCGCGACAGCTTCTTGCCTTACTTGAGTTGCTAGACAAATTTCCTTGTGCACTTCAATATGAGGGAATTTCTCTTTCAGTGCATCCATGATATGTGCGACATCCCATTGGCTCATCGTCGTCTGATTCGTTACAAGGAGCTTTTCATTGTCAAGCTCGAGTCCATCAACGTCATCAAGCGTCTCGATCAGGTGAACAGCATGAGGTGCTACACCGATAGCCCCTTCAGGTTCAGGATGGTGCCTTTTTCCAATATAAATAATGTCGTAACCTTCTGCAGTCTTTTCTGCAATCAGGTCATGAGTGACAGTGACATCCGGGCATGTCGCATCAATTGATACAAGACCTTTGCGTCGGGCTAATTCCCGGACTTCCGGCGATACGCCGTGGGCAGTGAAAATGACGGTGCCTGTTTCCACTTTCTCGAGGATTTCCAACCGGTTCTCACCATCCAAGGTGATGATGCCATCTTCCTCAAATGCATCTGTGACATGTTTATTATGGACAATCATGCCTAATATATAAATAGGTCTCGGCAAAGTTTTGTCGAGTGCTGCATTTCTCGCTATGACCATTGCATCGACAACCCCGTAACAATAACCGCGCGGGGAAATCTTTTTAACTTTCATTCACTCCACACTCCTCTAAAGGGATCTGTATCCATTATAGCGGAGTCAGGCACACGTTTCAAAATTATAATTTGGGCGGCTGGAAAATCCGTGGATTGGACACGCCGGGTTGTGGGCTTGGTGTGCTCCCCGATGCGGCAGCAGAAGCTGCTGTTCCAGACGCTCCTCCTGCGGACGGAAGTGATTGAAAGCCTTTATATAATTTCCACATCGCGGGCAAGTTCTGGAACATCGGTGCGATCTGCTGGACAAGTGGCGCATATTGTTGGGCGGTATTTAAAAACCTGTTGGCCGTTTGCATGTACATTTCCATTTTAGATGTATTTTGAAACGGACCCGGCATGGATGAGCCATACGGATTTCCCATCGGAGACCCCTGAAAAGGTTGTCTCGGTGTTTGGGTAAAATTCGGCGGTTGCTGTGGGCCGCGGAATGGCTGCCTCATTGCAAACGGCGAGTTTTGCGTGCGAGCGAATGGATAGAAGGATTCATACCTCATGGATAACCCCTTTCATTTGGTCATTGTGAACTTTCACAATCTATACTATGCGAAAATCGCATACTGCGGAACAGAATCATGCTACAATAGGAATACGTTAGGAGGCATATGAATGTCTAAATTCACTGATTATCAATTCAAACCATTCCTTAGGGAGGCTATTGCCCAACTGGGGTTTGAAAACCCGACACCGATACAAAAAGAAATGATTCCATTAATCCTTAAAGGATCCAACGCGATCGGACAAGCCCATACAGGAACAGGCAAGTCACACAGCTTCCTTATTCCGATCCTTGAGCGTTTGGACGAGGAGAAGGAAGAATTGCAAGCGGTCATTACCGCACCGACGAGGGAACTCGCTTTGCAGCTATATGACGAATTGAATAAAATGACCGAAAAAACAAGTATCAGGAGCTCGATTTTAATCGGAGGAACCGATAAGCAACGCTCCATCGACAAGTTGAAATCAAACCCGCATATTATTGTCGGTACGCCAGGAAGGATTCGTGACCTTGCAGAAGAAGGTGCTTTAGCAATCCATACGGCATCCATTTTAGTAATCGATGAAGCAGATTTGGCCTTCGACATGGGGTTCATTGAAGATATCGACAAATTCGCGTCAAAAATGCCGACGGACTTGGAAATGTATGTATTTTCGGCGACGATACCTGAAAAACTGAAGCCTTTCTTGTCTAAATACATGGAAAATCCCACTCACGTTCAGATTGGTAATAAAAAGCCTTTGACGGAAGGGATGAAATACTCGCTCGTTCCGGTCCGAAGCATGGACCGTAGGAAAAAGCTATTGCACATATTGAGTGCAATCAATCCTTATTTAGCGATCGTCTTTACGAACACGAAGCAAAATGCGGATGAGATCGCCGATTACCTAGCTGATCATGGCATTAAGGCGGGTAGGATACATGGTGATCTATCACCTCGGGAACGTACCCGGATGATGAAACAGATCAGGGACCTCGAGTATCAATACATCGTTGCGACAGATCTAGCCGCACGAGGAATTGATATTCCTGGCGTGAGCCACGTCGTCAACTACGAGTTGCCGGATGACTTGGAGTTCTTCATCCACCGAGTGGGAAGGACAGCCCGTGCAGGACTCGAGGGAATCGCTATTACAATGTACGAGCCTTCCGAGGACGACAAAATTGTGCAGATTGAAAAAATGGGCATACCATTTATCCACGAAGACGTTAAACAAGGCGAATGGATTGAGGTCAAGGAGCGCCATGCCCGGAAGAAACGGGTCAAGGAGACGGATGATCTCGATCGAAAAGCGGCCTCGTATGTACGTAAACCTTCTAAGGTCAAGCCTGGATACAAAAAGAAAATGGCTAAAGATATAGAGAAGTTCAAGAAGAGGGAAAGGAGATTGAAACGAAGAAATGAAAAATGATCAACCTTTGCTGTTAGGTTCACATGTATCGATGAGCGGCAAGAAGATGCTGCTAGGTTCAAGTGAAGAGGCGTTAGGATACGGCGCGACGACTTTCATGATTTATACAGGTGCTCCTCAGAATACTCGTAGGAAACCGATTGAAGAACTGAATATCGAAGCGGGACTTTTGCATATGAAAGAGAACGGTCTATCCAATATCGTCGTACATGCCCCTTACATCATCAATATCGGGAATACGACTAAGCCCGAGACGTTCAGGTTAGGTGTCGACTTTCTGCAGCAGGAAATCCAAAGGACCGCAGCTCTCGGGGCAGACCAGATCGTTTTGCACCCGGGGGCTCACGTTGGTGCAGGAGCGGAGAACGGCATCGCTAAAATCATTGAAGGATTGAATGAGGTACTCTCTGAAGATTCGACAGTCCGCATCGCGCTTGAAACGATGGCCGGAAAGGGCAGTGAGTGCGGCAGGAATTTTGATGAAATTGCGAAAATCATAGACGGCGTTAATAACAATGAGCGGCTTTCCGTCTGTTTTGACACTTGCCACGTCCACGATGCAGGATATCACATCGTCAATGACTTCGATGGTGTGTTAAATGAATTTGACAAGATCATCGGAACAGACAGGATTTCAGTCATCCACGTCAATGACAGCAAAAACGAACGTGGGGCGATGAAAGATCGTCATGAGAATATCGGGCATGGATACATCGGTTTTGATGCTCTCAGCTATATCGTGCATCACCCTGAATTCATGTCGATCCCTAAAATTCTTGAAACACCTTTCGTAGGAACCGACGCAAAAAACAAGAAGGCACCTTATCAATATGAAATTGAAATGTTGAAATCGAAAACATTTCAAGCTGAGCAAAGGGAGCTATTATTAGTTTAATTAAAAAATCCCCGCCAATTGGAAACTCCGTTGGCGGGATGTTTTTTTGCGATTAGATCATATCCAAATACTGACGGAACAATTCCTCTCCTTTTTTCTCTCCGACAGCATACTTCACTTTAGCGATGAAGCTTTCCGGAATGCCGGTAAAAAGCCAATGGAATGAGATTTCATCAAGCAAAGGTCGCAACGCTCTAATTTCTTTGACTGATAGATTGATACCATACGACTGAGCCAGCAACTTGGCCTCTTCGTCGCTTTTCTTCTTTATTTCATTCAACATTTGCATGTAATCCAATTTACACCATTCCTTCTCAATTAGTTGTGTCCGACCAACTCTTCCTATATACTCTACTAGTAATCGTAATCGTTCCTGTTTACATGCATTCAACAGAAAGGGATTTTACTATATGACAAATACGATAATTGAATGTTCTAATGTCAATTTTCGATACGAGCACTCTACCGTTCTCGAAGATATATCATTGGAAGTGAAAGAAGGGGAGTTCTGGGCTCTCATCGGTCCGAACGGCTCCGGGAAATCGACGCTGATCAATATTATTTTAGGATTATTGAGAGCAGATCAAGGGACTGTGAAGCTATTTGGCCAAAACGTTGACTCTTTTAAGCAACGGGAGCGCATCGGATATGTCTCGCAGAAATCCAATTCATTTAATTCAGGATTTCCGGCCACTGTTTTGGAAGTCGTGAAAAGTGGTCTCACTCGCAAGGTCGGATTATTTAGAGGCTTTTCAAAGCACGATGAACAAAAAGCTTTGGAAGCATTGCAAATCGTTAAAATGGAGGAATTCGCCTCCCAAAATATTGGTGAATTATCCGGCGGCCAGCAGCAACGTGTATTCATTGCACGGGCATTGGTTGGTGAACCGGATTTATTGATCATGGATGAACCGACCGTCGGAATCGATCAGAAAAATGTCACTTCGTTCTATTCTATGCTCAATGAATTGAACCGTGAACATGGCATCGCAATTCTACTCGTTACACATGAAATCGATCTTGTCACCGAATTGGCAACACATGTTGCTTGCCTGAATCGATCAATCCACTTCCACGGCGTTCAATCCGACTACAAAAAATTGAACGATGCAGACATATCATTATGGTACGGTCACCCTGTGCGGCGCGTCCATCAACAACAGAAAGGGGTATGACCGTGATTAGTGCTTTATTCACATATGAATTTCTTCAAAATGCATTTTACTCCGGGCTGATCATCGGTGTCATAGCACCGTTGCTCGGGCTTTTCATCGTAGTCAGGAGATTGGCGCTCATTGCGGACGCATTAAGCCACGTTGCGTTAGCTGGGATTGCCGGAAGCCTCTATTTGAGCCAGTCCGTGTTATTCTTCTCGGCATTGAACCCTGTTTATTTGGGGATGGCAAGTGCGGTAGGCGGCTCATTGTTGATTGAAAGACTTAGAGGTGCTTATAAGCACTTCGAAGAATTGGCAATTCCGATCATACTTTCCGCTGGAATCGGCTTCGGAGCAATCTTCATATCTTTAGCGAAAGGCTTTGGGTCAGATCTCGTCGGCTATCTATTCGGTTCCGTTTCCGCCGTGAGCCGGCAGGATTTATGGATCATCGTTATCATCGCAATCGTGGTCATTGCATATATACGTTTTTTCTACAAAGAATTGTTTGCCTTGTCATTTGACAAGGAGTACGCAAAAGTTTCAGGCATTAATGGGAAATTCATTCAGATTGTTTTCATGATCATCGTTGCCCTTGTCATCGGCGCATCGATGCGGATTGTCGGAATCCTGCTCGTTTCTTCGTTAATGACAATCCCGGTTGCAGCAGCGATACAGCTTGCCAAAAGTTTTAAAGGAGCAATGATGTACTCAATCATCATCGGTGAGCTGTCGGTCATTATTGGGCTATTTGCCGCATTTCATCTCGACATTGCCCCAGGAGGTACAATAGTCATCACGTCAATCATCATTTTATTGCTCGTCCTTGGTTGGACTAAAATAAAAGGCAAACAGCCTACCCGGAAAGTGAAGGGGGAATTTGCATGACTCTTGACGAAGCATGGCGTATATTACAGGAACATCAATTTAAGAGGACTAAAAATCGGGAGACGATTTTGGAGTTTTTTTCGGACAATGATCGGTATTTGACTGCGATGGAAGTCCGGAATTTCATGGCCGATGATAATCCTGGCATCAGCTTTGATACGATCTATCGCAATTTGACGACTTTTTCGGAGCTTGGCATTTTGGAAGAGACCGAGCTGAATGGAGAGAGGCATTTTAGGATGCAATGTGACCACGGCGTTCATCATCATCATTTCATTTGCACGTCATGCGGCAAGACGCAGAACATTGCATACTGCCCAATGGAATCGATCACGATTAATCTGCCAGGCTACGAAGTCGAAAGCCATAAATTCGAGATTTACGGAAAATGCCCGGTTTGTGTGGGACAATAAAAAAGGAGTAGGGGATTGAACCCTACTCCTTTTTAATTCACTTTTTCTCCAATTGGGAACAGCTTTTTAATCCACTTGTCGGCTTCTTGCCAACTCTTCACTCGTATAACACCTTCCGGAATCGGTTCGCGGTTATATGGAGTGTCAAAGAGAAGAACTGGGATGTTCAATTCTTCATGGATATCAACTGCATTGTCATGCTTATCTTCGAAAAACGCATCGACATTGAACTTTTTCGCAGTTTCGATTTTATGATGGCTGCCGATCAATTCAATATGATCATAAGGGATTTCCTCCCGTTCAAACCAATCGTGCGTACATTCCGCAACATTTGGCCCACGTGCTGAAATATAATACAGCTCGTAATGCTCCCGCCATTCAGAAAGAATCATTTTTGCATATTCCTGGGCAGGTGATGTTTCGTATATTGTCTTTTCCGCTTCACGGTACCATTCAAAGAACTCTTTCTCGTCAACCGGGAAAGCTTTCGTCAAATCGTATTCCGTAATATCATCTAAAATCAGATTGCATCCAAATTGTGCATTGATATGCGGAAGAAGGGAAGTCGGACATGTGACAGTCCCATCAATATCAATACCGAATCGGATTTTCCTCATTCTGAAGCCCCACTTTTCAGAAGCTCTTCTTCTTGTCGTTTTTTCTCAAAATACTCTTCAGCGAGCTTATCAATTTCCATTTTCAGTTCTTCAACCATCGTTTCCTCAGGCACTTTACGGACGGTTTTCCCTTTCATGAAGAGCAACCCTTCACCGCGTGCGCCAGCAATCCCAATATCCGCTTCACGCGCCTCGCCCGGACCATTCACTGCACAGCCCAATACAGCGACTTTCAATGGCGCTTTAATAGTAGAAATATATTCTTCTACTTCATTCGCAATCGAAATCAAGTCGATCTCGATACGGCCGCATGTAGGACATGAAATGAGAGTCGCGGCGTTGGAGGATAGACCAAATATCTTTAACAATTCACGGGCAACCTTTATTTCTTGAGTAGGATCTGCACTCAATGAAACACGGAGTGTATTCCCGATGCCGGCTGATAACAAAGTTCCAAGGCCTGCAGCACTTTTGATGGAACCTGCGAACAATGTACCAGACTCTGTTATTCCGAGATGCAATGGATAATCGAATGCAGCTGCTGCTTTCATATACGCTTCAACAGCCAAGTTAACATCTGAAGCCTTCAATGAAACGATAATATCGTGGAAGTCGAGATCTTCCAATATTTTAATATGGTGCAAAGCGCTCTCTACCATGCCATCTGCTGTCGGATAACCGTACTTTTTAAGAATATGCTTTTCTAGTGAGCCGGCATTTACACCGATTCTGATTGGTATGCCTTTTTCTTTTGCAGCTCTTACAACGGCTTCAACTTTCTCCTGACGGCCAATATTGCCCGGATTGATCCGGATTTTATCTGCACCTTGTTCGATTGCAATTAATGCGAGTTTATAGTCGAAATGGATATCAACGACGAGAGGGATATTAATTCGTTCTTTGATAGCGCCAATTGAATAAGCAGCCCTTTCGTCGGGGCAAGCTACACGGACAATTTGACAGCCCGCTTCCTCAAGACGCAGTATCTC
The genomic region above belongs to Sporosarcina sp. Marseille-Q4943 and contains:
- a CDS encoding 4-hydroxy-3-methylbut-2-enyl diphosphate reductase, whose protein sequence is MKVKKISPRGYCYGVVDAMVIARNAALDKTLPRPIYILGMIVHNKHVTDAFEEDGIITLDGENRLEILEKVETGTVIFTAHGVSPEVRELARRKGLVSIDATCPDVTVTHDLIAEKTAEGYDIIYIGKRHHPEPEGAIGVAPHAVHLIETLDDVDGLELDNEKLLVTNQTTMSQWDVAHIMDALKEKFPHIEVHKEICLATQVRQEAVAEQAGEADLLIVVGDPKSNNSNRLTQVSVEIANTPSYRISDVSEINIDWLQGVETVAVTAGASTPTLIVREVIAFLENFDPEDPSTHVPERKFKLDRILPKIKNPEPVKRIEPYAVK
- a CDS encoding YqfQ family protein, translated to MRYESFYPFARTQNSPFAMRQPFRGPQQPPNFTQTPRQPFQGSPMGNPYGSSMPGPFQNTSKMEMYMQTANRFLNTAQQYAPLVQQIAPMFQNLPAMWKLYKGFQSLPSAGGASGTAASAAASGSTPSPQPGVSNPRIFQPPKL
- a CDS encoding DEAD/DEAH box helicase, producing MSKFTDYQFKPFLREAIAQLGFENPTPIQKEMIPLILKGSNAIGQAHTGTGKSHSFLIPILERLDEEKEELQAVITAPTRELALQLYDELNKMTEKTSIRSSILIGGTDKQRSIDKLKSNPHIIVGTPGRIRDLAEEGALAIHTASILVIDEADLAFDMGFIEDIDKFASKMPTDLEMYVFSATIPEKLKPFLSKYMENPTHVQIGNKKPLTEGMKYSLVPVRSMDRRKKLLHILSAINPYLAIVFTNTKQNADEIADYLADHGIKAGRIHGDLSPRERTRMMKQIRDLEYQYIVATDLAARGIDIPGVSHVVNYELPDDLEFFIHRVGRTARAGLEGIAITMYEPSEDDKIVQIEKMGIPFIHEDVKQGEWIEVKERHARKKRVKETDDLDRKAASYVRKPSKVKPGYKKKMAKDIEKFKKRERRLKRRNEK
- a CDS encoding deoxyribonuclease IV; this translates as MLLGSHVSMSGKKMLLGSSEEALGYGATTFMIYTGAPQNTRRKPIEELNIEAGLLHMKENGLSNIVVHAPYIINIGNTTKPETFRLGVDFLQQEIQRTAALGADQIVLHPGAHVGAGAENGIAKIIEGLNEVLSEDSTVRIALETMAGKGSECGRNFDEIAKIIDGVNNNERLSVCFDTCHVHDAGYHIVNDFDGVLNEFDKIIGTDRISVIHVNDSKNERGAMKDRHENIGHGYIGFDALSYIVHHPEFMSIPKILETPFVGTDAKNKKAPYQYEIEMLKSKTFQAEQRELLLV
- a CDS encoding metal ABC transporter ATP-binding protein codes for the protein MTNTIIECSNVNFRYEHSTVLEDISLEVKEGEFWALIGPNGSGKSTLINIILGLLRADQGTVKLFGQNVDSFKQRERIGYVSQKSNSFNSGFPATVLEVVKSGLTRKVGLFRGFSKHDEQKALEALQIVKMEEFASQNIGELSGGQQQRVFIARALVGEPDLLIMDEPTVGIDQKNVTSFYSMLNELNREHGIAILLVTHEIDLVTELATHVACLNRSIHFHGVQSDYKKLNDADISLWYGHPVRRVHQQQKGV
- a CDS encoding metal ABC transporter permease, with amino-acid sequence MISALFTYEFLQNAFYSGLIIGVIAPLLGLFIVVRRLALIADALSHVALAGIAGSLYLSQSVLFFSALNPVYLGMASAVGGSLLIERLRGAYKHFEELAIPIILSAGIGFGAIFISLAKGFGSDLVGYLFGSVSAVSRQDLWIIVIIAIVVIAYIRFFYKELFALSFDKEYAKVSGINGKFIQIVFMIIVALVIGASMRIVGILLVSSLMTIPVAAAIQLAKSFKGAMMYSIIIGELSVIIGLFAAFHLDIAPGGTIVITSIIILLLVLGWTKIKGKQPTRKVKGEFA
- a CDS encoding Fur family transcriptional regulator; this translates as MTLDEAWRILQEHQFKRTKNRETILEFFSDNDRYLTAMEVRNFMADDNPGISFDTIYRNLTTFSELGILEETELNGERHFRMQCDHGVHHHHFICTSCGKTQNIAYCPMESITINLPGYEVESHKFEIYGKCPVCVGQ
- the ispG gene encoding flavodoxin-dependent (E)-4-hydroxy-3-methylbut-2-enyl-diphosphate synthase translates to MSEIIHRSKTRPVRVGNLTIGGSDELFIQSMTTTKTHDVDATVEEILRLEEAGCQIVRVACPDERAAYSIGAIKERINIPLVVDIHFDYKLALIAIEQGADKIRINPGNIGRQEKVEAVVRAAKEKGIPIRIGVNAGSLEKHILKKYGYPTADGMVESALHHIKILEDLDFHDIIVSLKASDVNLAVEAYMKAAAAFDYPLHLGITESGTLFAGSIKSAAGLGTLLSAGIGNTLRVSLSADPTQEIKVARELLKIFGLSSNAATLISCPTCGRIEIDLISIANEVEEYISTIKAPLKVAVLGCAVNGPGEAREADIGIAGARGEGLLFMKGKTVRKVPEETMVEELKMEIDKLAEEYFEKKRQEEELLKSGASE